A region of Sulfuricella denitrificans skB26 DNA encodes the following proteins:
- a CDS encoding peroxiredoxin: MKILAVSLAFLVLIVLWMRLSYADELPQVGQPAPSFSLPDQNGKVHTLDDYKERWVVLYFYPKDDTPGCTQEACEFRDDLHKLTALGAQVIGVSVDDTASHAEFAKKYHLPFPLLADRGGRIADSYGALRNLGFIKFARRYTFLIDPQGNVAKSYLNVDTSRHSSEIVDDLTRLKGN, encoded by the coding sequence TTAGCTGTTTCCCTGGCATTTCTTGTACTTATCGTGTTGTGGATGCGCCTGAGTTACGCGGATGAACTGCCTCAGGTTGGTCAACCCGCGCCTTCGTTCAGCCTCCCCGACCAGAACGGAAAAGTGCATACGCTGGACGATTACAAGGAGCGCTGGGTGGTGCTCTATTTTTATCCCAAAGACGATACGCCGGGATGCACTCAAGAAGCTTGCGAGTTTCGTGACGACCTTCACAAACTCACCGCGCTGGGCGCGCAGGTCATTGGTGTGAGTGTGGATGACACCGCCTCACACGCAGAATTTGCCAAGAAATACCATTTGCCGTTTCCGCTTCTTGCCGACAGGGGTGGCAGAATCGCCGACAGTTATGGTGCCCTCAGGAATCTGGGCTTTATCAAGTTTGCCCGGCGCTATACTTTTTTGATCGATCCACAGGGCAATGTCGCCAAGTCCTACCTCAATGTTGACACTTCCCGACATTCCAGTGAGATCGTAGACGACCTGACCCGATTGAAAGGCAACTGA
- a CDS encoding YajD family HNH nuclease — MTKQPDHARLDRVIAEARKHSSEREATYRERALKLFPWICGRCGREFAGVRLKELTVHHKDHNHDNNPLDGSNWELLCMYCHDNEHSRVMDEAVRGRSSGDQSSVATHNPFADLKAKLEGKKG, encoded by the coding sequence ATGACCAAACAACCCGATCACGCGCGGCTCGACCGCGTTATCGCCGAAGCCCGCAAACACAGCAGCGAGCGTGAGGCCACTTATCGCGAGCGGGCGCTCAAATTATTTCCATGGATTTGCGGGCGGTGTGGCCGCGAGTTTGCCGGGGTGCGCCTGAAAGAATTGACGGTGCATCACAAAGATCACAATCACGACAACAATCCGCTGGATGGCAGCAACTGGGAGTTGCTCTGTATGTACTGCCACGACAACGAGCATTCCCGCGTCATGGATGAGGCGGTGAGGGGGAGAAGCTCCGGCGATCAGTCGTCCGTGGCAACCCATAATCCATTCGCCGACCTGAAAGCGAAGCTGGAAGGGAAGAAGGGCTGA
- a CDS encoding 3'-5' exonuclease, with protein METVAVIDFETTGLSPAMGDRATEVAVVIVADGKIVDRYQSLMNTGTRIPAFIEALTGISNTMISKAPPASEVMRALAEFVRDIPLVAHNASFDSKFLDAEWLRINQRRRQEFACSMLLARRIYPSAPNHKLGTLVRHLGLPSAARHHRALADAEMTAHLWVQMVSDIQQQYGLNTVPHEFLLALQKAPKTQMTSCVERAKCRLGL; from the coding sequence ATGGAGACCGTAGCGGTCATCGACTTTGAAACAACGGGGCTATCGCCAGCCATGGGGGACCGTGCGACCGAGGTGGCGGTGGTTATCGTGGCTGACGGCAAGATCGTCGACCGCTACCAAAGCCTGATGAATACGGGTACTCGCATTCCGGCATTCATCGAAGCCCTGACCGGGATCTCCAACACCATGATCAGCAAGGCACCGCCGGCATCAGAGGTGATGCGTGCGCTGGCGGAGTTTGTCCGGGACATACCCCTGGTGGCGCACAATGCTTCGTTCGACAGCAAATTTCTGGATGCCGAGTGGCTGAGGATCAACCAGCGGCGGCGGCAGGAATTTGCCTGTTCGATGTTGCTGGCCCGCCGGATTTATCCGTCTGCACCCAATCACAAACTGGGCACGCTGGTCAGGCATCTGGGGCTGCCCTCGGCGGCCCGCCATCACCGCGCCCTGGCCGACGCAGAAATGACCGCTCATCTATGGGTACAAATGGTGTCGGATATCCAGCAGCAATATGGCCTGAACACCGTTCCGCACGAATTTCTGCTTGCGCTGCAGAAGGCGCCAAAGACGCAGATGACTAGCTGCGTTGAACGAGCCAAATGCAGGCTCGGCCTGTAA